The window ctttttttaataatgaaataacataaaaacataaacagatGACTTAAATTAGTTTGTCATAGGAACAAAAAATGTATGAGCCAAAACAGGTTATGGTTGGATTTGGTTTAgatgtttagttgtttttaaaaatgtgttgatatattgtatttgtaATTGTTACTGAGCTTGTATGAAAGTATGTTATCTACTTTTAGGTCACTTTTGTCCTCTTTTAATTTCCTCATTCAGTGTTTTTCGCGTTCGTAGCATTAAactgtcctcctcttcttcttcttcttcttcttcttcttcttcttcgccaGGAAAAGTGTGCCCAGTACTGGCCCACGTCTGAGGAGCGAGAGATGGCCTTCAGAGACACACGTTTCTTGGTCACACTGTTGTCAGAAGACACCAAGTCCTACTACACCACCAGAGTGTTGGAGCTGCAGAATATTAATGTAGGCTCAGTATTATTTACTACAGTttgggaggggagaggggattgggggggggggggggggcgggtgaAAGGTGAAAGGTAGAAATGCAGAAGTGAAATATTTGAAAAGTCATCACAGTTTCTTAGAACGTCACCTGAGCTTGTTGTTTTCTGTTCCTACAGAGTTGATAAGAAATTAATAAACAGTGTTTGAGTTTCATCTTCCCACATATTCAAAGTTCTTCTAAGGTGTAGGTGGGGAGAAATGCAAATGAGCTGCATACTGAGCAGCTAGAGtaatcacagtaaaaaaaacaactgtttcAATGATCATGTTTGAGCtgtaaataacatttttcaccCAAACTTTTGTGTTATTGACTTCTCTAATCCATCATTCTCTCATTTTTAATACTTGGCAAATTCTGTAATATAAACCAAAAACAGATTTGCTGCTATGATGTGTTTTGAATGATGTGCTATGTGCTGGTTTACTGCAGGTATTGAAATGTTTACTAAGTTCAGCTGTCAAAACCACCCAAGTAACCAGTGACCTCGACCAGAACTGATAAACGTCAGCACCCAAAGGCTCACTGCAAATAAACAGGATCGCTCTGTACCTGCTAATGAGGCCTCATTGTTTGTCTCCTCTCACAGACCGGGGAGAAGAGAGAGCTCTACCACTTTCATTACACCACGTGGCCTGATTTCGGCGTCCCGGAATCCCCGGCGTCCTTCCTAAACTTCCTCTTCAAGGTGCGGGAGTCGGATGCGTTGGGTCCAGATCAGGGACCGGCTGTGGTTCACTGCAGTGCCGGGATCGGACGCTCAGGGACGTTTTCGTTAGTGGACACATGTCTGGTCCTGGTGAGAtctctctgttctttgtttttatgttttgcagGCTGATCGTGGAAAGATTAAGATTAGATACATTTCCATAATATAAAAAAGTTTTATCAGGACGGGCGATGAATGCAAATGATGGAAAACGATACTTGTAGATAAGGTTTGATTTGAAATACagcattaacccttaaacaggccacATGCACCAggagacacatttttttataccttaataggaGCAACTCATTAAAtccaaaatatccaaaatattttttaaattatttgtggaaatgtttatttaggtgcaaatgagataactagtaacatcaaagtaaataaaaagaatcattttcacatctcattttccactcttgTGTGCTGTCATGGTGACAGAGCAGCATCAGGTGCAGCAGCCAAAAGAGACTTTTTCTGCAGTAATGTTCATTGTTATTTTtctataattaaaaacagcagtaataGTGTACTTTTGGTTAACATCTTTATACATTCCAAAATTGTGATTTTTCTTATGAAACTATAAATGAAGCAGATGAGAAGCTGGGTTTGCTTCGTCATTTTTTGTTCCCGAATCCCGATGATCATCAGATTGAATGTTTTCAATAAACATAGGTTCTTATTCGTCAGAAAAACACTTCTGTGGTTGCTCGGAGTTATTCTGGTAAACGTATGAAAACATGACGCTGAAGCTGTAGATAAGCCAAGATAAACCTGGTATAATTAAAAGGTCACAGACGATGTGTAAGAATGTTTTAGGCTTGAATCTTCCTTCCACAGAAATGAATGAGTTCATCTGAGCTGAAACAAACTGTTGTTCTGTCCTGTCCCAGATGGACAAGAGGAAAGACCCCTCATCAGTGGACATCAAAGGCATTCTTTTGGACATGAGGAAGTACCGCATGGGTCTGATCCAGACTCCTGACCAGCTGCGCTTCTCCTACATGGCTGTCCTCGAAGGAGCCAAGTACATCATGGGAGACTCGTCTGTACAGGTACCTGCACCACGTACACCAGGACCAGTTCTGTCATTCATTCTGACACATAACTCAACTTTTTCCCCCTTTGAAGCTTTAGAGACTTGGTTTAGTCccatatttttttctgctggAGTTTGTCCTCGGGAAAGAAAGAGTCAGTGAATTGATAAATGGTGTCTTCTTTCAGTGGATATCAGCATACCTACTCCCAACCCTTTAAAGAAGGATCACAGGCAGAGACTCAAACAGTTTCCTGATGCACCAATAAGACgttcattgttttattaaatggAGCAATGTTATGATTAAATGTTGCTTTGTCTGATTCTTTATAAGCAgcctcatcttttttttccttttttttttgtgggccTCTGTTTCAGGCTCGGGGCCAAATTTATGCTAGTAAACAAGTTTGTTCAACAGATGTCAGACCGTTTCACAACACGAGTGTTTTATAACTGTTCTCAACGTCAGCCGGGAGACCTGATGATAATTTAAACATGGGGATAGCTGCTAGCTCACTTGGCTGCATGAATTACAGTCAGTTTTACGTCTCTTGTGTCTGAGAGATTGTCATCTTTCAACACATCTTGGTCAAACCACGGCCACATGATGAGActgaacacccccccccccccccccccaatattcacttcctgtcttccattATCATACTTTAGGGCCTTTTTCATGACTTGCAGTGGTTTATTTGCGTCAAGCCACAAAGCGgatgtgttttttcattacGGTGATCTCGCCACATGACTTTGCTTAaagtcctcttttttttttcttttttttttaacccatgCAACATTATCAGTCCATCATGACAAATTCACAccaaatttttatttattgtatcaGTATAAAAACTCCCCgggtcttttctctctctctctctcttacagaATCAGTGGCGGGAGTTGTCCAGGGAAGACCAGGAGCCAGCGACTGACTCTCCGCCCTCAGCTCAGCCTCAGGCCAGGTGTACGACAGAGCGGTACAACGGCAACCAGCGAGGAGGACAGCTAGACGAGGGAGGAGACTACAGGCAGGACAGCAAAATGCCACCACAGTCTCCCTGCAAGGAACAGGAGCTGGACGGCAGCTCAGCACAGTCAGTATACCGTCACTCTGCAGCCACGAGCTGCTTATAAAACACACCAATCATTGTCCGTTGATCATCTACCACCTTTAGGTTTGTTGAGTAGGTTCAACGGATATAATTATGATCTCAACACAACTTGAGAGCTTAAAGAAATGGAAGTCATGCTCTCTGATACATCTTAAAATTTGGGATTACATGACACCAAAAGAAGTGTTGGATTAATAAGTGGTACCAACATTTTCACTCttaaatatttttgaatttgaaaGTTTCAGGCACTTTTAAAAGTtgagtaaataaatacaatttggAAGTTTAATAGTCTTTCGTTCTCTATTTCAAACTTTTATGGGAGAGGTTATGTTGGGGTCGACTGATGACGTCAGTATTtctaaaagactaaaaaaaagagGGCTGGGAGATGTGGACCAAATCAAATATTATGATACTTTACACCAAAAACCTCTGTCAGCATTATGACAGTATTGTAGCGATGACTCTTTGTGCTTTTACAATATATTTATGCATTgagatataatgactaagtgggtgaaaacaaataatgaataagTATTTAATTACATCGATTTACTGTAAGGCAGCCTTTTCTATAAAGttgatatctagtctcatatcacattattgatatattatcaatatattgcccagttctaccaaaaataatacaaaataataataatagaagaatTATTGACATAAAGCATTACAATCTGCTTTCTAAATTAAAGTCTTTACACTATTTAATTGAAAACACACAATGATGTCCCTTTTTAAAACCTATCTTCCtaatcttttttgtcttttttttcttttttttttccacacagcAAGCGACGCAGAGAAGACAGCATCTCCAAATCAGGCACACCTAAGACACCCCAAAGCAAGCCCAGGACGAACGactcagagaaaaagagaaaaaggtgaTTTAAAACCTTCGGCTGAAACCaaaaactcacacacagaatcgcatcagtttctttttttggtcACGCTTCTTCTTTTGTGTATTTGCTGTAAACTACAGTATAGTTAACTTTCCTTTTTATACAGAAATGACGACTTCTGTGACGCTGAAGAGACgtcagaaaagagagagagtcatttttttcaaagctTCATTAACTTTAAACCTTGCAGAGAGAGAATCCAGGCAAGCGTGACTCAacaccacccccctcccctcaaaTAGTATCAATTAACACCTACGCAGCactaaagttttttttcctgatcAGTGTTTCTCAATCTTACTCATTTACTACAAAGCTGACATCTACTTCAAGTTCTCATGAAGACGAGACAGATAGACCTGATGAAGCATTTATTTCTGATGACTGTGCACCTTCACTAAAGTCATTTCTGAGAAATCTTCCTCTGgtttgggggtgtgtgtgtgtgggtgcgtgtgtgtgtgtgtgtgtgtgtgtgtgggtgtttgtgtgtgtgtgtgacatgtctcagtgtgtgttgttcCAGTCAGCCTCCTGTTTGACCCGTCCCTCCTTTTAATCTCCTGTTGTGGTTCTTCTCGGACAGTTTGGGCTGCATTTGCTGCACATGACGAGAGCTGGTCTGTCCAGCGGGGGGCGGTGTACCTTCACTCCCCCCTCTCTGCGACAGAATCGACACCCGTGAAGAGCACATTTTATTTGAGGAGGAAGTTTACCCGCAGCTTTTTATAAACGACTCCCACTCTCGTacgtggaggtgtgtgtgtgtgtgtttgtgtgtgtttgtgtgtgtgtgctgtgttgttttcttttctttttttcttttcttttttgtgagtCGCTTGGCTGTGGTTTGGAGTTGTGTTCAGTCTGGCTGCACTCTagcatggtgtgtgtgcgtgtgtgtgcgcgcgtgtgtgtgtgtgttcgcggTTAATTGTTGACACTTTCAGGTGCAGTTGGAATAATGCAAGGCGCTTATTCAAACCCGTGCATCATGGATTTAAACTCAGCTGCATCTTTTTATCTGCTCTACCCGAtcaaatgttgaaatgttgacCTGAGTGAACTTCACTTGCTATGCGCATCAAAGcgttgctgtttttctttttgtttttttgcaactAAGGAAGTGAGGACAGAGAATACAGAAACATCCAAAACAAGCAGATACTGCAGAATTTCACCACTAAAGGAGAGAAATAAAGTCAATTCTCGTCCTGGTTGAAGCTGTCGGTCCTCGTGAAAGTTTGATGCATGATTctgtggtttttgttttttgctggtTGCTCCTAACTTTCAGTGTTGTTTTCCGAGGAGTGTTCATGTTCCTCATCATAATCGGTTTGTGGGTTTTAAACTGCATTAGTTGTATTTTtggttgtatttttaaaaaagtttgaatGGAATTGGCGCACATGAACATTTGGGTGTGAGAAATGAACAACAAGCATTTGATTTCCATATTTATGGGTTGGTTGGGAGGACGTTTGTAGATTATATTGACTAAAGGACTAGAGCTGTTATATATATTCATCCTGTaaaatttatattatatttatttttgcatgaatgcaaataaaaaaacatgctaaGTCAAACAGCTGAGCAGCATTAGCAGAACATTTAGTTTGCTAATTACCTTTTTCCTGGCTGGTTTTGAACACGGCAGCATAGCAAGTCACATTTATGGCTCCTATATAAAGCTCAAACTAattattactttcattattaGGTAAAATGTAGGTTACTGTTGTGTTGTGTCAGTAAAAcgaaagaaaactgaaaaatgcaaCTTCCAGAGctcaaggtgacatcttcaaacgtcttgttttttatgaacaacttaatgttaaaatatcaaAGAAAAGGAGCAAATCGACACATTTGAGGAGCTAGAAACTGAGAATTAAACAATTTCCCACCAGTTTTCTTTTGATCAGCTAATCTATTCATCAATTATCGTCTCAGCTTTTATCTTCACAGCCTTTTCTTCATCATCTGGAGGCGAGTTCGCTCTCAGATCGTCACATTTAAATGATGCGTTCAAATGCTCCAAATTTGTGTGTAAAAGAAGTGGAAATTTCCATCAAAATGTTTACATCTATAGCTGCAGTAAGAACATCTGAAGAGAGTGTGACGTGCCGCTTATTAAACACGACGGCTGCTTTCGCTGCATTGATAATCAATCCAACATCGATAAAGTGGCACAGatatgtctttctctctgtgggGAAAGTTTAAATCTGCAAACTTAAGCTTAAGCTGAAgacatttattacttttttttggcACACCTTTTTTCCTGTGATCACTTTGTGAGCTGAACTGACATTTTGACAGATAAGAATTTTGATTTCAACCCTTTGAACTGTTTTTGTGTCGACAGGGCGAAAACCAGTGACTGCTAACCACCTCCACCTGCAGCCACGTGTGACTACAGCTCTGGCAGCAACGCCAACATCGGCAGGGAtctccagctctctctcccAACCTCTCTGTGTCCTTCTTCCTCAACTCCAAACCACTCTTCCTCACCTCTACACCGCGATAGCCAGCTAAcccccccctcccgccccccttcttcatgttttttagTTGTTGTTATATATTTGGTTCCGGCTTGATAGCATTATCCAGCTGCTGCACAcgcccctttctccctctcattAGCAGCATGTCACTCCCGCGTCCTCGCTCTCCTCATTTCTCGTCATCCTCTCTAAACTGTTTACAGCAGACACTTCGACATTCTTTGAAGAGAGCACATttgaaaagacaaacacaccaGCGCTTTAACACACCCTCCCACCTCACCTcttcccaccaccaccaccaccacccccacacCAACCCTTGGCTATACCTCCACCCTCGCCTGCGCTGCTTCTGGAGTCagcaaatctgtttttttgattttaacattattttgtcaTTCTTATTTTGCTTCTTTGCATTCATGAAATCGAGACTGAAAATAGTGGCTATGCATTGCCAATTTGTAATGCTCATATGTTCATATGtgtatttttagaaaaaaaaacttttttcagaggtcgaaaaaataaaaatgttctatTTTTTATAAGAGATTACTTGAAGTTTTTCACCGTGATACGGGCGGCTGGGTTAAATGACAAGCACTGCCCCCTTCCCACATGAGAAATTCAGTGGCACGTAATATTTCCATGATGTAAAtagtgtttctttttaaaaaaacaaaaaggtgtgtaaaaagacatattttttgcttgtaaaaaaacaaacaaatgacgaaagagagaaaatgttacagatttgataaaaaaaaaaaaagctgacctGTTCTTTTGAAATGAAGTTTCTCTTCTGTTAGAGTGTAATCTACAAATAAAACTGGTATCATCTAGTTTACTTAACAACACGTCTTTGCCCTTTTTCTGCCTACTGCACAACATCTTTAATGcatcagtttgacattttgggaaatatgttcATTTTCTTGCAGAGTGTGAAAATGTGCTAtctttagatcaggggtgtcaaactggcccactggataactttgatAAGTGTGTAGATTGCAGAAAAGTCAttatgtttctgctgcttctgAGGGTTTTCTACCCTGAGCAGACTacaactctgaaaaaacaatgaatacatatttaaactatttttatattgaacattgtgcaaaatgttgtcatcagcagcttctgtgcaaaataaccTATAAAAATCTGACATTAAAATTGCAAAACTTTCCTTAATACACCTCAGTATGTTCATCTGTTTTTTAGATgaagttaaaatatatattatttgtagatTATTATGtgatggttttactggtcttgAGATCAAACTGGGCTGTATGTGGTCCTACAATGaatttgacacccctgctttagataGAGCTCGTCACCAGAAAGCAAATGAGCAAAatgttatttcacattttatactCTTCAAGTAAACTTGCTTTTAGGGAAGAAAGTACTCTCTGAATCCCCCTTGActgttttaaacaaatatttattttaatttttgacaTCATTTATTGAAAAATGATTATAATATTTACTTTTAGGGGCCAGAAATAATATTCAATGATGAATGTCTGATTTTCAGAGCCATCTGTTTTGGTTCCCTTTTGACTTTTCCTGAAAAACCGGCAGGACTTTCATTTCCCACAAGCGGTCCACACAGAAACCTCCCAAAACTGTGACACAGCCCGAGAGGAAGAACCACAAACTCTGCAAAGCAGCTCAACAAGGTCAAAGTATGAATGTGAGTGCAGCCTCGCTGTTCCCACTATGTTGGTTGTAGTGAGTTTTAGAAAGGAATCAAATTACATAGGCGGGACTGCCAGGAAAACTGTGTGGCGCTACGCCAACCACTTTCAGTTAGACGGGCGGAGGCTGGGATCCCGCCATGAGTGTAACACAATCAAAGCCTTTATCATTCTAGATAAATCCACACTGATGTGACAatcttttaataaaaacaaaacaaaacaacatccaCAATGTTGTATTACTGGTAAGTGCACGTGTGGGTCAATTCCAGTACATGATGTAATGTTTATACAACTAGAGGTTCCAAATAtgtttaaagggtcagtttaCAACCGTGTTTCAGGAACAGACTTGTAATCGAGACAGTTCAACTAAACACACTGCAGTACTGTTGGCTTATGAGCTTTGGTAAACAAAGCAAAGCTGTTGTTAAACTGACAAGATGTAAGTCACAGTCACACCTTCACGACGGCCTCAAACAACAACGACATGGGAAAAACTAAGTGTGAAAGGAaactctttattttacaggtcccTTAGTTTAAAACTAATTTTCTGGATGCTTTCTGAGTAATGTGTGGGTAGTGgtaattataagaaaaaaagttggTTTATTTGAACCCACTCAATATATTTGGATTGGAATGTAGTTGTGAATTTGCACATCATCTTAACTGTTAGTAAAATTTAGTTTTCAGTGTGCAGTTTTATGTGTCAAATTTATCAGGTTTTTTCTCAAtaatttcctaaaaaaaaaaaactaaaatgtaggTGGACATACCAAACTATTAAACTACAGGCTGAAAACTTACCAACTAAACCACCCTAAAACCTTTTTTCTTACATGTAGTACCCAGGTGCACAAGCCTCTCTGTAAAGTGTCCTACGAATGAACCATTAACCATCAGAACATTTCCAGGAAACTAATATAAAAAGGAAAgcacctgtaaaataaagcagataTATGAGAGCTTTGACCCAACAAGCCAATTATaaactgaaaatggaaaaaactacaaatgtgAGATTCAGAAGAGGGCTGGAGGGATGCCGCTTCCGAACAGAAGACTCCAGGAAGTCGGGATCTTCCATTTGTTGGGTTGTTGGctctgaaatgagaaaattgggcaaaaaaaacagtgattaGACGTTTATTACTTTAAatcacacactgtactgtactctaaTATAAAGTGATTAGCTCAGGTTTATCACTTACAGGAttgtccagcaggtggagccaGTCGTTCAGGTGATTGACGAGGGCGAAGGCGTCTGGGATGTTGTCGCCCTCTGAACAGAAGATCAACAGCACAGCCAGCGAGACGTCCTCCGCACAACTAAACCAAACAAAAAGCCCATATAGTCAGTCTGTTACCATGTTTAGCATCACACTGCATCCTCAAAGTTTTAATGCTACATTTAAGTAGACATGTAGTCACAGATATTTACCATATACTATGTAACATGATATTAAGGTAAAATTAAATCATCTAAAGTAGTGTGGTGAAGTGTCACAATGCTCGTTCACCGTACCTGTCTGTGTAGAGTCCTTTGGTGATGCCTCCTCCGGGGATGTAGAGTCGTGGCTCTGTGTTGCCGTCTGTTAGTCCCGGGAAAGCCGACACTCGCTCCATCTCCCTCCAGCCAAGCTCCTTCAGCGCATCTTCGCTCACCTTCTGCAGAGCCGGCGTCAGCAGGTACCTCAGAGGGgtgctgtaacacacacacacacacagagttaacaGCACAGTCAGAGATGCACTGTTAACGAGGTGCTCTAATGTGCATTGTTACGTACCCTTGCAGCTGCTGGTCGTCCCTCTGGTAGGCGTGACTGCTGGACAGAACGACTGTCCTGGAGAACCCACTGGATTTGACCCAGGAAACGATCAGCTGACGGAACTTTTTGGATTTAGTctgcaaataaaataatgaatgcagCTCTCATTTCTCAAGATctttaaagaaaacatgttcTCTCAAAACAATCTTTCTCAAATCTAGATTATGTaagtataaaacaaaataacagtGTTCCTTTCTACAATGAGACTATTTTTTATAAAAGAGCTTAAAAGATTGACAGCTACAAAAAGTCATTGTAATATGAAATTGTAAATTTTGCAGTGATACAGGATTTCATCTGAATTTCAATTCTTGGTAACACAATCAGGGACATCAACACCAAGTTTATTCACACTGTTGCGTTCACACCATTGCCATGgcgagacacaaacacatgagtCAACTGACGATGATGCAACAGTCTTTACCTGAAGAATCGGCGCTCTGATCTGAAGAACTGCCAGTTTCAGCTGTGATGATGAGTAAACTGTTATAGAAACAAGATTTTATCTgttatttgaaagaaaaagtgtTGGATTGTTTTTACTCAGGGTTCACAGGGTTAAACTGGTGATGATCAAACCCATAAGTCAGTGCTAAAACTGAAAGTTTGTTTTAAGAGAGTCCTTTACAACAACTGCCTTAGATGAAATGTAGATTCACAGCTGGAGGACACAAAACTGTTTGACCCAAAATCAACTAACAGGAAGAAAGGTCTGTTTATGAAATTGACTCCAATATAACTTTCCTTATAGATCAGGGCTTTTATGCAGGCTACTGTCAAGGAGAAGATAAAGATTTAGTTTTTCTTCAAACAGGCCCTTAGTGCTGACTTAATGAAGGACAGAAGTGGAGCCTTTTCAGCTTTACCTTCTGCAGCGGTGTGCAGCTCCTCAGCGTCTTCTTTGCAGGTGGGGTACGGGTTGTTCCCGGCCATGGGGATGAGACAGTCTGTGTGCAGGTAGCCCACTCTGCTCATGTTTAGAGTGGACACAATGAGGTCCACCGCCAGCTGGCCCACGTTACCGACAGCCACCGCCGGCTGGAGGAAGAATAAACAGGGTGAATAAAGTGTGAAATGTGGAGTGAATTGGGAAGGTGAAGTGGATGATATTGTAGCATATAAATAGTAGTTTCTCTTTGGTTGTTTCATAAAGGGGGTCCAACACCAGTTCTTTTTGGCACTGGCTCTTCTGAACagattaaatcaaattattttgtatctataattattttgtatttgatcaAAGTGCAAACTCATTGGTATATATTGGCTCTCTTTCAAAAATGAATATCTTACAACAACATTAGAGGACGTTAACTTGGGCTTTTGGAAACAGTGATCGACATATCtacatttcctgacattttcctgaacaaaaacaataatcaagaaaataattgacagattaatcaataatggaaataatagTTAGTTGTAATCTTAACCCAAACCATCTGCTAAAAACATATCCTTCACACAACATACCAATCTGGTCTTCAGAATACAACTTGTTGCACAGTAACATTTCACTTCAAccatattacatatatataaagtatCATTTTGTCCCCACGAGCTAAAACTGCCGTCTTTTGAGACTTTGGGTTTCTGTATCAGTCTTTGTTTAAGATTTGTatagtcttgtttttttctttatgatgCTGAACCTGACTTATCTCTGTTAGCTGTGTTCAAACCTGCTGCTCAGTGTAAAAAAGTCTCAAGAAACCAAAACTAATTCATGACAAAATACATCACAGATTCAAATAATGAgttgtattcattttttactGAAGCATTGTTTTCTTATTGACCTCTGAACATGGTACTGATTTGTAATTGCTGTGTGTTATATCcgtttttttatgtctgtaaacttaaacctttaaaaagtgctgtataaataaaaagcagTCTTATTTTCTGTGGTCCTACATACTCAGTATTAAAAGGCCAGAATAAACCAGTACACTGATATAACAGAAGAAACCACAGAGCATCCTAATCCTGAGTTGTTATACTTTTAATTTTACTGCAAATGATCATTTTCTTCTTAACTTTTACAGCCAACTTTTAATTTTAGCAGGACAGAATATGTGATCCACGCATGTGTTAAGAATAATATAAagacatgaataataaataaatatattataataaagcaGACTAAACTCACCATGACGAGGGTGAAACCTTTGAAGACAGGCGGAGAGTTTTCTGAAGAGataaacatgtttctgtttgttttatagaCACACGGAGACAAACAGCTGCCGAAtaatctgtttaaatattatatacaaagACTAAAAGTTATATTAAAGTTATAGTCTATCAGCTACTTTCACTTATGTTTTCATGCCTGGTGCTGTGGACCTGATGAAGCTAAACGTCGCTCATTGATGACGACATAAGCCTTTTAGTAGCCTCTCCTGATGCCTGAGTTTAATGGTCTAAATTAGTAAAATAGTGTTTTAAGACTCGTTATTATAAGCAGGCATATCAGAGGTATACTGCAGCTCTGCAAAGATGTACTGCGCTTTAGAGATATGCAACTCACTTTCCAACATGTAGACTATAACTTAAAATgcactactacttctacttctactactagcctactactactactagtaataataataataataataataataataataataataataataataataataatagtaatgataataataatgataataataataataatgataataataataataacagctttATTTGtctagcacttttcatacaataaatgcagctcaaagtgctttacaacaaaaagaaattacctcaagtgcttcacatattctgactcataattagtctctacaccaattcacaatCATAAATCCCTCAGTCATtcatacatgtttgattaatctttaaTGAAGCTGCCAGAGAGCAAACAcagtgtattctatttatttatggggaaaaaagatattctattcgatattttatggtcattttatagaatttgaatgtttttatataacaatgtatatcagctgcacacacacacacacagacacacagacacacacacacacacacacacacacacacacacacacacacccacacacacacacacacacacacagacacacatttgaccctgaacaatatgtaagggttaaaaaagaggacaaaaaagaaagagcaaagaaataaaaacattaatgcaGTAGTGACTGATAGAAAAGATAATTAAAAGCTTAAGTGAAGAGGCCTGTATAAAAAAccctaatacacacacacacacacactttaaatgcatttcctaACTCCGTAACCAAACTTTATGCTGTCATAACTAAATACCTAAACCAAACCCTTATGCTGAACTGAac is drawn from Scomber japonicus isolate fScoJap1 chromosome 15, fScoJap1.pri, whole genome shotgun sequence and contains these coding sequences:
- the ptpn2b gene encoding tyrosine-protein phosphatase non-receptor type 2, yielding MYQTGVASVKMDQDFEGIDSEGRWQKLYLEIRNQSHECAYKVAKYPENRNRNRYRDVSPFDHSRVKLESTENDYINASLVEMEEAQRSYILTQGPLRNTCGHFWLMIWEQRTKAVIMLNRVIEKGSEKCAQYWPTSEEREMAFRDTRFLVTLLSEDTKSYYTTRVLELQNINTGEKRELYHFHYTTWPDFGVPESPASFLNFLFKVRESDALGPDQGPAVVHCSAGIGRSGTFSLVDTCLVLMDKRKDPSSVDIKGILLDMRKYRMGLIQTPDQLRFSYMAVLEGAKYIMGDSSVQNQWRELSREDQEPATDSPPSAQPQARCTTERYNGNQRGGQLDEGGDYRQDSKMPPQSPCKEQELDGSSAHKRRREDSISKSGTPKTPQSKPRTNDSEKKRKRAKTSDC
- the psmg2 gene encoding proteasome assembly chaperone 2 — protein: MFISSENSPPVFKGFTLVMPAVAVGNVGQLAVDLIVSTLNMSRVGYLHTDCLIPMAGNNPYPTCKEDAEELHTAAEVYSSSQLKLAVLQIRAPILQTKSKKFRQLIVSWVKSSGFSRTVVLSSSHAYQRDDQQLQGTPLRYLLTPALQKVSEDALKELGWREMERVSAFPGLTDGNTEPRLYIPGGGITKGLYTDSCAEDVSLAVLLIFCSEGDNIPDAFALVNHLNDWLHLLDNPSQQPNKWKIPTSWSLLFGSGIPPALF